A window of Nitrososphaerales archaeon genomic DNA:
GCCTGCGTAGCCTACAGGCGCTTGGGCTCGGAGAGCGCTGACTTCCAGAAGTCGCTCGGCCACCTCGCCGAGGTGGAACCGGTCCTCGCGTCTCCCTTCTCCATCCGGGGCGCAGCGTTCGGCCGAACGCTCCCCAGCGGTGCTAGGAAGCTAGTCGATTATGTCGAAGCCGAACTCGGTGTCGATGTCAAGCTCGTCTCCTTCGGCGAGGAGAGGTCGAGGACCATTGAACTATGACGCACTGTCGCCAGTAGACGGCAGGTACGCGCGCGAGAGCGCCCCCCTCGCCCGGTATTTCTCTGAGCGGGCGTTGGTAGGGCAACGAATGCGTGTTGAACTCGAGTATCTCGGATTGCTCGTCGAGCTTGGTATTGCTCCGAAGCGGAAGGTCCCGAGCATCTCTCTCCAGATGCGCGAGGTGAAGAGACTCGAGGAGGCGCTTGGGCACGACGTCAAGGCCGTGGAGGTCTTCATCCGGAGGTCTCTGAAAGCGAAGGGAGCCGGTTCACTCGCACCCTTCGTCCACCTCGGACTGACGAGCGAGGACACGAACAGCGTGGCGTACGGCCTCCTGCTGAAGGATGCCCTCAGAGAAGTCATGGTGCCAGAGTATTCGAGGCTCGCGAAGCAGCTGGCAGAGCTGTCGAGGCGGGAGGCCCGAACCGTGATGGTCGCTAGGACGCACGGAAGACCCGCTGTCCCAACCACCTTCGGCAAGGAGGTCGCAGTCTTCGCCGTCAGGCTTGCAGAGAGGGTATCCGCCCTCGGCTCCATGAGACCCATGGCAAAGCTCTCGGGTGCAGTCGGCACGTACGCCTCCTTCACATTGATGCGGGACCTCGACTGGCCCAGGGTCCTCGGGGACTTCGTGAAAAGGCTGGGCCTCGACTACGCCCCGTACTCCACCCAGGTCGTCCCAGGAGAGAGGCTGTCGGACATCCTCCACTACGTGATCAACATCAACCAGCTGATGCACTCCCTCGCAATGGACCTCTGGCTCTACCAGACGCTGGACTACGTCCACATCTCCAGGGCGGGCAAGGTCAGCAGCTCAACAATGCCCCAGAAGGTGAATCCGGTCGACCTTGAGAACGCCGAGGGTCAGGCTGAGGTCTCGAACTCTCTGTTGTCTCTCCTCGCGTATCGGCTCCAGACGACGAGGATGCAGCGAGACCTCTCCGACTCTGTGATCAGGCGGATGCTGGGCCAGGCGTTGGTACATTCGCTCATCGCCTGCAGGAGGCTGGAAGGCTCTGTGTCGGCCCTGGTTGTTGACAGAAAGGCCATGGCAGGCGACCTCGCAAGCCACAGGGAGGTCCTAGCTGAGGCAGTCCAGGTTGCGATGAGGCTCAAGGGCGACGAGCGCGGCTACGAGAGGGTGAAGTCTGCGCTGGAAAGGGGCAAGTTCGCGTCCCTGGCTGGGTACCTGAAGGGGACAGACGGCTACCTCGGCCTCGCGCCACGGCTGGCCCTAGACTGTCCGAGAGAGGTCGCCAGGCTACTCCGGACTAGGACTTGAAGACCCAGCTTAGGTCCGGCGGGTAGCTGCGCTTGGTCACGGTCTCGTTCATCGCATGGACGACGATCGGGAGCGCGAGGGTTATGTCTGCGTACAGCGTGGCCCTCTTCGACTTGGGCGCTATCTTGCCCCAGCTGATGGCCTCCTCGAGCGTGCAGCCGGACAATCCTCCCCACTGAGGGCTGTCAGCCGTTATCTGGATTGCGTACTCGTGGGGCGTCTCCTCCTCGCCTCCAGTTGAGAGGGACTTTATGATCGTCGAGAGCTGTATCGTATCCTTCGGCACGCCGCCTCCGAGGTAGACCACCCCCGTCCGCCTCGTCTTCTCGGCTATCTGGGCCAACTCCTCCATGTCCTTCGTCTGGTCCAGCCGGATCAGCTTGCCCTTCTCCCTGCGAAGGAGGCTGAGGGCCACCCCGTACCCGCTGTCTATGAGGCCCGGGGAGTAGACCGGGACCTTGCTCTCGTATGCGGCAGCGACGATGCTGTCTATCCCGCGCTTGGAGAGGTACTCGCCGAAGAGGTAAAGGAACTCCCTCGTGGAGTAGGTCTTCCTCTCGTCCAGCGTCCCTGCGAACTTCTTGATCGTGTCCTCGAGCCTGCGGTACTGGTACTCGTCGGCGTAGACGTCGTAGAACCTGTCTATCCTGAGTTTCAGGAGCTCCTCGTCGTCCGCGAGCCAGGTTCCCTGGTAGTAGTGGTACCCCAGTGCCTCGAGTATGTCCTCGGAGATGTTCGCGCCCGTGCTGACTAGGACGTCGATGTACCTCTTCTCTATCAGCCATCTGATTATCTTCCACTGGCCTGTCGTGCTCAGCGAGCCAGAGATGCCGAGGAATATCGTGAGGCCCTTCTGGCGCGCCATGTCCGACCAAATGTTCGCGACCTCGCCGAGCTTCTTGCCTTGGAAGCCTGTCTGAGCCATCTCATTGAGCAGGCCGGAGACGCTCTTTCTTCCGACCTCGATTGTCCTTACGGGTTTGGAGAGGACCTCTTTCTTGGATACCACGCGTCTCCGTTCCCTCCTTGCACTTAATTGCTTTGCTCATGGCGGCGTCGACATTCGCCGGCCGCGCCGGAATCCTACTTTACTGTGACCGACTTCGCCAAGTTGCGCGGGTAGTCCGGGTCGTTCCTCTTGGCGACGGCTGTGTGATACGCGAGCAGCTGCAGCGGGATGGCTTCGACGATTGGCATGTACTTCGGCTGGACCTTCGGGACCTCGACGAAGTGCATGTAAACCGAGTCTTTCGCGTCTGACACACCGATTACGTCTGCGCCCCTCGCCTTCAGCTCTTCAGCGTTGGAGAGGGCGTCGTCGTGGGTATCGCCCGAAGGGTTGACGACTACGACCGGCGTCCCCTTCTCGATCAGGGCTATTGTGCCGTGCTTCAGCTCGCTGGCGGGCATCCCCTCAGCGTGGATGTACGACAGCTCCTTCAGCTTGAGGGCGCCCTCGAGCGCCACAGGGTAGTGGAAACCCCTCGCGACGAAGTAGAAGTCTGGCTTGGACTTGTACATGGCAGCAAGCCCGACTATCTTGTCATCAGTCTTCAACGCGGCCTCCACCGCCCTAGAAAGTTCGTCCAACCCGTTCTCCCGCTTCCTCCCGAGCACTGCGTCGACGACGAGATTCGCCACGACCACCTGGGCTGTAAAGCTCTTGGTAGCAGCGACGCCGACTTCAGGCCCGCAGTTCAG
This region includes:
- a CDS encoding deoxyhypusine synthase, whose product is MVSKKEVLSKPVRTIEVGRKSVSGLLNEMAQTGFQGKKLGEVANIWSDMARQKGLTIFLGISGSLSTTGQWKIIRWLIEKRYIDVLVSTGANISEDILEALGYHYYQGTWLADDEELLKLRIDRFYDVYADEYQYRRLEDTIKKFAGTLDERKTYSTREFLYLFGEYLSKRGIDSIVAAAYESKVPVYSPGLIDSGYGVALSLLRREKGKLIRLDQTKDMEELAQIAEKTRRTGVVYLGGGVPKDTIQLSTIIKSLSTGGEEETPHEYAIQITADSPQWGGLSGCTLEEAISWGKIAPKSKRATLYADITLALPIVVHAMNETVTKRSYPPDLSWVFKS